One Trichomycterus rosablanca isolate fTriRos1 chromosome 12, fTriRos1.hap1, whole genome shotgun sequence DNA window includes the following coding sequences:
- the LOC134324749 gene encoding insulin receptor substrate 2-like, protein MESPPAGAGHSLSNLNVNNNSVKKCGYLKKQKHGHKRFFVLKAHTEGCPARLEYYESEKKWRNKAAAKRIIALDSCLNINKRADAKHKYLIALYTKDEYFAVAADNEQEQENWFCVLTDLMNETRSCDGSATHSASSLLGFDEANYGVVTPLAAVYTEVWQVNLKSRGLGQSRNLTGVYRLCLSSRTISFVKLNSDVASVSLQLMNIRRCGHSDSFFFIEVGRSAATGPGELWMQADDSVVAQNIHETILEAMKAMKELMCEFRPRSKSQSSGTNPISVPARRHLGHLPRQAGLHRRSRTDSLAASSPGTKFTSCRMRAASEGDGMTRPVSLSVAGSPISPKINRTNLCRSNTVAARPCRTFESIPLQHSKSMCMSVSHSLSSTDASPVSLPSTGTRPASCTASVAGSPSDAGFISCDECASSPGDARHPLTTHRSITPESFTHTPPSQDGGDLYGYMIMDKQSVFLLNQNRHGPRTVEETLGDLEKTYRKRTYSLTMPHQKRVPAQVSSVSLDENTLIRATFKNSGHTASPKVVYPEDYGDIEIGSLQKSPRSNLGDDGYMPMIAGVAQTSCKTDNYMPMSPMCVSSPKQIINPKTHPLTVANGYRTSSPSSCSLDDSGYMRMLCGSKLSVDSSDGKLTNSEYLNMSPADLCGSVTPPDDFLTTVGGTEQLPPLRQPHIYSSLPRCYKPQQKTDSGDREDQYVFMSLQNCKIVEEPEKASPKIMPSIMKHNRPDSLVHRPRMNRPTRLPLDLLCTLPSMNEHPLPFEPKSPGEYIDIDFGHAIPRYSPPSTESPASSLSSSSEQRRSPLSDYMNLNVSSESPKSGGGAPFSPLNANRDPVASPVLPEEKVDCYHLRSQVAPSGQDGKTKDDYTEMTFCVSGSSPQSSSQPTSPPLCARRLNLGGAVGVGAVESFLLLGGNTHLVDPDRGAKVIRADPQGRRRHSSETFSSTTTVTPVFPSFAHDAKRHGSASVENVSALLRNDESLDEKTSSPMCRETSAGFQNGLNYIALNLMDEGLAGCDSLVRFEAASCCKRGIGAIHASLYGFKDTATVVKD, encoded by the coding sequence ATGGAGAGTCCGCCGGCAGGAGCCGGTCACTCGCTTTCTAATCTGAACGTGAATAACAACAGCGTTAAAAAGTGCGGATATCTGAAGAAGCAGAAACACGGACATAAGCGCTTTTTCGTGCTCAAGGCGCACACGGAGGGCTGCCCGGCGCGCCTCGAGTACTACGAAAGCGAGAAGAAATGGAGGAACAAGGCGGCCGCTAAGAGAATCATCGCCCTGGACTCTTGCCTGAATATTAACAAACGAGCGGACGCTAAGCATAAATATCTAATCGCGCTGTACACCAAGGATGAATACTTCGCAGTAGCGGCGGACAACGAGCAGGAACAGGAGAACTGGTTTTGCGTACTGACGGATTTAATGAACGAGACGCGATCGTGCGATGGATCGGCCACGCACTCCGCTTCGTCCCTGCTCGGGTTCGACGAGGCGAATTACGGCGTTGTGACTCCGCTCGCAGCGGTCTACACGGAGGTCTGGCAGGTGAACTTAAAATCGAGGGGACTAGGGCAAAGCAGGAATCTAACCGGCGTGTACCGGCTGTGTTTATCAAGCCGGACGATCAGTTTTGTCAAGCTTAACTCGGACGTCGCGAGCGTGAGCCTGCAGCTGATGAACATCAGGCGCTGTGGTCACTCCGATAGCTTCTTCTTTATTGAAGTGGGCAGGTCAGCGGCTACAGGGCCGGGCGAGCTGTGGATGCAAGCGGATGACTCCGTCGTCGCGCAGAATATTCACGAAACCATCCTGGAAGCTATGAAGGCTATGAAGGAGCTCATGTGTGAATTCCGACCGCGCAGTAAAAGCCAATCATCGGGCACGAACCCGATTTCGGTGCCCGCCAGGAGGCATCTCGGTCACCTACCGCGTCAGGCTGGACTGCACCGGAGGTCGCGCACGGACAGCCTGGCTGCTTCGTCACCTGGTACCAAATTTACATCGTGTCGGATGCGAGCTGCCAGTGAAGGAGATGGCATGACCAGACCTGTTTCTTTATCTGTAGCTGGAAGCCCTATTAGTCCTAAAATCAACCGGACAAACCTATGTCGTTCAAATACAGTTGCTGCCCGCCCTTGCAGGACATTTGAATCAATCCCCCTCCAGCACAGTAAGTCCATGTGCATGTCTGTATCTCATTCTCTTTCTTCTACCGATGCCAGTCCTGTCAGTCTACCCTCCACAGGTACCCGCCCCGCGAGCTGCACCGCCTCGGTTGCCGGCTCGCCCAGTGATGCTGGCTTCATCTCCTGTGATGAATGTGCGTCCAGTCCAGGTGATGCCCGGCATCCTTTAACCACTCACCGCAGCATCACCCCGGAGTCTTTCACACACACCCCTCCTTCGCAAGACGGCGGTGACCTGTACGGCTACATGATCATGGACAAGCAGAGTGTTTTTTTACTCAACCAGAACAGACACGGTCCACGCACTGTAGAAGAGACTTTGGGGGATCTTGAGAAAACCTACAGAAAAAGAACATACTCTCTCACCATGCCACACCAGAAGAGGGTGCCAGCTCAGGTGTCTTCTGTTTCGCTGGATGAAAACACGCTCATTAGGGCCACTTTTAAAAATTCAGGGCATACCGCCTCCCCAAAAGTGGTGTATCCTGAAGATTACGGTGATATTGAAATCGGATCTTTACAAAAAAGCCCCAGAAGTAACTTGGGTGATGATGGGTACATGCCAATGATAGCGGGTGTGGCGCAGACGAGTTGCAAGACTGATAACTACATGCCCATGAGTCCTATGTGTGTCTCCTCCCCAAAACAGATCATCAACCCAAAGACACACCCCCTCACGGTGGCCAACGGCTACAGAACGAGCTCGCCTAGCAGCTGCTCTCTGGATGACAGTGGTTACATGAGGATGCTGTGTGGCTCCAAACTGTCTGTGGACAGCTCGGATGGAAAACTGACCAACAGCGAGTACCTTAACATGTCGCCAGCGGACCTGTGTGGGTCCGTCACGCCTCCAGATGACTTCCTCACCACTGTGGGTGGCACGGAGCAGCTGCCTCCTCTCAGACAGCCCCACATTTATAGCTCTCTGCCCCGCTGCTACAAGCCACAACAGAAGACTGACAGTGGAGACAGAGAGGATCAGTACGTCTTCATGAGTCTTCAAAATTGTAAAATAGTGGAGGAGCCAGAGAAGGCATCGCCCAAAATTATGCCCTCTATTATGAAGCACAACAGGCCTGACAGCCTTGTTCACAGACCCAGGATGAACCGACCCACCCGTCTGCCCCTGGATTTGCTCTGTACGCTGCCTAGCATGAACGAGCACCCCTTGCCTTTTGAGCCAAAAAGCCCTGGTGAGTACATAGACATTGACTTTGGCCATGCCATACCACGATACTCGCCACCCTCCACAGAGAGCCCTGCGTCCTCCCTAAGTTCCTCTAGTGAGCAAAGGAGGTCTCCCCTTTCTGATTACATGAACTTGAATGTAAGCTCAGAGTCTCCCAAGTCTGGAGGTGGTGCCCCTTTCAGCCCCCTCAATGCCAACCGGGACCCGGTAGCCTCTCCTGTTTTACCTGAGGAGAAAGTGGACTGTTACCACCTCAGATCACAGGTGGCACCTTCAGGTCAGGATGGAAAAACTAAGGACGATTACACTGAAATGACATTCTGTGTATCTGGCTCTTCTCCTCAGTCTTCATCTCAGCCCACCAGCCCTCCACTCTGTGCGCGAAGGTTAAATCTGGGTGGCGCTGTGGGGGTGGGAGCCGTCGAGTCGTTTCTGCTATTGGGAGGCAACACGCACTTAGTAGACCCCGATCGGGGCGCCAAGGTGATCCGCGCCGACCCCCAGGGACGCAGGAGGCACAGTTCCGAAACCTTCTCCTCCACCACTACCGTCACACCCGTCTTCCCTTCGTTTGCACACGACGCCAAGCGGCACGGCTCAGCCTCTGTGGAGAACGTCTCCGCGCTGTTGAGGAACGACGAGAGCTTAGACGAGAAGACCAGCAGCCCGATGTGCAGAGAGACGTCTGCGGGCTTTCAGAACGGACTGAACTACATTGCCTTAAACCTGATGGATGAGGGACTGGCCGGTTGCGATTCTCTCGTCCGATTCGAAGCTGCCAGCTGCTGCAAGCGGGGCATCGGTGCAATACATGCCAGTCTGTATGGGTTCAAGGATACAGCAACAGTGGTAAAAG